In Passer domesticus isolate bPasDom1 unplaced genomic scaffold, bPasDom1.hap1 HAP1_SCAFFOLD_44, whole genome shotgun sequence, a single window of DNA contains:
- the LOC135292686 gene encoding zinc finger protein 436-like, with the protein RAHTGERPYECDQCRKRFPSSSDLLKHQRTHTEERPFRCPDCGQGFRRNSHLVLHRRIHTGERPHECEQCGKSFRHSSTLIQHQRTHTGERPYKCGECGKSFSQRSSLIVHQKIHSGERPYECSKCGKGFRIRSHLLQHYQSHTEERPFCCPDCGKGFKQNSTLVRHRRIHTGERPYECPQCGKSFSSSSHLTQHQRRHR; encoded by the coding sequence AGGgcccacactggggagaggccctacgagtgtgatcagtgcaggaagaggtttccaagcagctctgatctcctcaagcaccagcgcacgcacacagaggagaggcccttccgctgccccgactgcgggcagggcttcaggcggAACTCCCATCTTGTCctgcaccggcgcatccacactggggagaggccccacgagtgtgagcaatgtgggaagagcttcaggcacagctccaccctgatccagcaccagaggacccacactggggaacggccctacaaatgtggggagtgtgggaagagcttcagccagcGTTCCAGCctgattgtccaccaaaagatccactctggggagaggccctacgagtgttccaagtgtgggaaggggtttcggatccgctcccatctcctccagcactatcagagtcacacagaggagaggcccttctgctgccctgactgtggGAAGGGATTCAAGCAGAACTCCACCCTCGtcaggcaccggcgcatccacaccggggagaggccctacgagtgtccccagtgtgggaagagcttctccagcagctctcacttgacccaacaccaacggaggcaccggtga